The following proteins come from a genomic window of Daphnia carinata strain CSIRO-1 chromosome 6, CSIRO_AGI_Dcar_HiC_V3, whole genome shotgun sequence:
- the LOC130690468 gene encoding protein FAM13A-like, producing the protein MMRRRTSFETFDIDNVPSQALSGYENEEETSNNGRTLQSDSKRTSCIPISHHAPVHCSPTGHRWGGGGGLDPTDNSNDYTPWNDRNEDLVVARTITVQDESDYNPASITVQMSIWKELSAGQLSDETQSSSSDATLCWRRYPFALEDEASSPISYGSPATYPIVPDEQLEVVSADKEHEERRILERFASFPSANKSRPVSILLGGGSGTPKGGRRRNKRKDCDSPRSSVEDKNIVKHEALTPDVVPPESMDPEKCASGQGQFRQQLCFDLMQLRDKEEDDDGSENGDRQGNEPVTSHGMRPARGWASLNSLPDEEDEDVTVSPRVLSPEMDEPAGSFHVRGFHGRCKEPQEKRTAFIALGNLNNLHSANRNLVGTDEHPATIRARQLVQQIHSLKQKVKLYEDAFELRYGYRPSHHQKMDDRNTKRVLTELARTRKELKQLKERYHLAESVEIAETRDPAGTTTTATFFSRERPSAPCTPSVEETVIEVQEHLTNNRQLAGRAEAIEKLTAKEVLDEKLAVQRALLYVESLHGRPASYRHKDLLRPLYDRYRILKRMVVRSGVSRSKEEVCDLAPILEYETLELCETRPGGLLHRHSAPATPSLESMEEMDLRGASASRQRHLVTPSTGMELRKDQDLASWNTDDPMLVMWKRKKISLNIDENLHALPLNQLMEQLRHVREDKRRLRRAIRDLEADVLRHQSPAPRYSSAGDEDVDGHLEPVYAQYRHARAKLRLLEALVAKHDGSATL; encoded by the exons ATGATGAGACGACGAACGTCCTTCGAAACATTCGATATCGACAATGTCCCATCTCAG GCTCTGAGTGGCTACGAAAACGAGGAAGAAACAAGCAACAATGGCCGGACTTTGCAGTCAGATTCAAAAAGGACATCCTGTATCCCGATAAGTCATCA TGCGCCCGTCCATTGTTCGCCGACTGGGCACCGATGGGGCGGCGGTGGAGGACTGGATCCGACAGATAATAGCAATGATTACACACCGTGGAACGACAGGAATGAAGACTTGGTCGTTGCCAGAACGATCACCGTACAAGATGAAAGCGATTACAATCCAGCCTCCATCACAGTTCAAATGTCCATTTGGAAGGAATTGTCTGCTGGGCAGCTATCCGATGAAACTCAG AGCTCGAGCAGTGATGCAACGCTGTGCTGGCGACGTTATCCTTTCGCTTTAGAGGATGAAGCGTCGTCGCCTATTTCTTACGGCTCACCAGCCACTTATCCCATTGTTCCGGACGAACAGCTCGAAGTCGTTTCTGCCGATAAGGAGCATGAAGAGCGTCGCATTCTGGAACGCTTTGCCAGTTTCCCGAGCGCAAACAAGAGCAGACCCGTGTCGATATTGTTGGGCGGTGGAAGCGGGACGCCCAAGGGCGGCCGACGGCGCAATAAGCGAAAGGACTGCGACAGTCCACGTTCATCCGTCGAAGACAAAAATATCGTCAAACACGAAGCTTTGACGCCAGACGTTGTTCCGCCGGAATCGATGGACCCGGAAAAGTGCGCTAGTG GTCAAGGGCAATTTCGGCAACAGCTCTGTTTTGACTTGATGCAATTACGagacaaagaagaagatgacgatGGCAGTGAGAATGGTGACAGACAGGGCAACGAGCCAGTTACCAGCCACGGAATGAGACCAGCCAGAGGCTGGGCTTCGCTAAACAGCCTCCCG gacgaagaagatgaggaCGTGACAGTTTCGCCGCGAGTCCTGTCGCCAGAGATGGATGAGCCAGCTGGATCGTTTCATGTGCGCGGCTTTCACGGTCGATGCAAAGAACCTCAAGAAAAGCGGACCGCTTTCATCGCCCTGGGCAACCTAAATAACTTGCACAGTGCCAATCGTAACCTTGTCGGAACGGACGAACATCCTGCCACCATTCGGGCCAGGCAACTCGTCCAGCAAATTCACAG tttgaaacaaaaagtcaAGTTGTACGAGGATGCGTTTGAGCTGCGTTACGGGTACAGGCCGTCTCATCATCAGAAGATGGACGATCGCAATACGAAACGGGTTTTAACTGAATTGGCTCGTACCCGTAAAGAATTGAAACAATTGAAGGAGCGCTATCACTTGGCTGAGTCGGTGGAGATAGCTGAGACCCGAGACCCGGCAGGCACTACAACCACGGCCACCTTCTTTTCCAGGGAAAGGCCATCGGCACCGTGTACGCCGTCGGTCGAAGAGACGGTGATCGAAGTCCAAGAG CATTTGACCAACAACAGACAATTAGCTGGACGTGCGGAAGCCATTGAGAAATTAACTGCCAAAGAAGTGTTGGATGAAAAATTAGCTGTCCAGCGAGCTTTGCTCTACGTCGAATCACTCCACGGACGGCCGGCATCGTACAGACATAAAGATCTGTTGAGACCACTCTACGATCGCTATAGAATCctcaag CGAATGGTGGTGAGGTCGGGAGTATCGCGCTCTAAAGAAGAAGTCTGCGATTTAGCCCCTATTCTCGAGTACGAGACACTTGAACTGTGCGAAACGCGGCCTGGTGGATTGTTGCACCGACATTCGGCACCGGCTACCCCATCGCTGGAATCGATGGAAGAAATGGATCTGCGTGGTGCCTCTGCCAGCCGTCAACGTCATCTCGTGACGCCCAGCACAGGCATGGAGCTACGCAAAGATCAGGATTTAGCCTCCTGGAACACGGACGATCCGATGCTGGTCATGTGGAAACGCAAAAAGATCTCACTTAATATCGACGAAAATCTACACGCTCTGCCATT AAATCAACTTATGGAACAGCTGCGTCATGTTCGTGAAGATAAACGTCGATTGAGACGGGCCATTCGCGATTTGGAAGCGGACGTGTTGCGTCATCAAAGCCCAGCGCCGAGATATTCTTCGGCAGGTGATGAGGATGTGGACGGACATTTGGAGCCCGTCTACGCTCAGTACCGCCATGCTCGGGCCAAATTGCGGCTGCTGGAAGCGTTGGTAGCCAAACACGATGGCAGTGCCACCTTATAa